CCATGGGTGCAGCGGACTGCGCACGAGCATCTGCCAGGCGCCGAGAAAGAGCGCGATGATGAACGCGATAAACGCGAGCCAGAAATGCGCAAGAACGAGTCGCCTAGCGTTCAACACAGCTGAGCCTCCGGTTTTGTCGCGCCTGCTCGAAGAAGGCGGCCTTGTCGATCACTTTCACGTGGGCCCACATCGTCTGATGGCCGAAGCCGCAGAACTCGTGGCATGGCATCAGGTGCTCGCCGGGCTTGTCGAAGCGCGTCGTGAGCGTGGCGACGTAGCCGGGCACGACCATCGTGTTCACATTCGTGTCGGCGATCAGCAGGCCATGCACGACGTCCGCGCTCGTCGTGCGCAGTGTGACCGGCGTATCGGCCGGCACGAGCAGGCACTGCGGCGTGAACGAGTATTGCTGCGCGATGAAACGCACGATGACCGAGCCGTCGGGTTCGACCGCGCTGCCGAGATTGCTCTCGACGAACTCCCCTGAAATTTGCAGCCGTGACGGGTCGATGGTTTCGACGCGCGACGGCGGCATGATCGCCCAATGCAGTCCCGTGAATACCACGACCGCGAGCATCAGCACGATGATCGCGCCCGCGAACCAGGCCCAGCGGCGCTCGGCGAGCGCGGCGACGCGTTCTGCGGGGCTGCCGCCGTTTCGATGATCGGAAGGTTGGCTCGACATGATTAGCGCTTACTGGATGACGCCGCGCGGCAGGAAAACGAGAAAGTAGAAGCCGATCCAGATTGCCAGCACGACGAGCGCGGCGACGCCGGCGAGCGCGATCGCGCCGCTCGGCCCGGCGGCGACGATGCGCTCGACGTCTTCGTCGGAAGCGCCGGCGCTGGAGGATTCGTTGACATCCATCTGCATGTTCTCCCGATGCAAAGGGTTCGGCGCGGCAGCCGCGAAGCGGCCGCGCCACGCGCTTTCAGCGCAGCGGCGCGTTGCGCAGGTCGTTCACTTCTTTCGGCGTCACCGGCAGCCCGTGATTGCCCCACGCGGTACGGATATACGTGACAACCGCGGCCGCATCGGCATCGTTCAGTTCCTGTGCGAAAGGCGGCATGCCGTAGGGCTCGGGGTTACGCCGCGTGCCGGGCGGGAAGCCGCCGTTCAGCACGATACGGATCGGGTTGACGGCCGAGTCCATTTCGATCGATTGATTGCGCGCGAGCGGCGGGTAGTGCTGCAGCTTGCCCTCGCCGTTCGCGCCGTGGCACATCGCGCATTTGTCCGCGTAGATATGCTCGCCCCGCGCGAATATCTTCGGATCGGCCTTTGCCGACGGGCCGGTCTTGCGGCCGGGGTCGTTGTCGGGCAGCGACTTCAGGTAGACGGCCATCGCCTTGACGTCGTCGTCGTTCATGTACTGCAGGCTGTGATAGGTCACCTCGGCCATCGGACCGTACACGGCGCCGCGATCGGAAATGCCCGCTTGCAGCAGGTCGACGATGTCCTTGATGCTCCAGTCGCCGAGGCCGCCGTCCTTGTCCGAGGTCAGCGACGGCGCGTACCAGTTCTGCACCGGAATCAGGCCGCCCGCGAACTGCTTGTCGCGCGACGAGCCGCCGAGCATGTTGATCTTCGTGTGGCACATCGTGCAGTGGCCGAGCCCTTCGACGAGGTAAGCGCCGCGGTTCCATTCGACCGAGCGCGTCGGATCGGGCTTGAATTCGCCTTCGCGGAAATAGAGCGAGCGCCAGCCGATCAGCAGATCGCGATGATTGAACGGGAAGCGCAGTTCGTGCGGTCGGTTCGGCTGATGCACGGGCGGCACCGACATCAGGTACGCGAAGATTGCATCGGAGTCCTCGCGGGTGACCTTCGTATATTGCGCGATCGGCATTGCCGGATAGATGAGCTTGCCATCGGGCGCTTTGCCCGTGCGCATCATGTTGAAGAATGCGTCCGCGCTCCAGGTGCCGATGCCGTATTGCACATCCGGAGAGATATTCGGCGAATACAGCGTGCCGAACGGCGTTTCCATCGCGAGGCCGCCGCCGAATGTCCTGCCGCGCGGCGCGGTGTGGCACGCGACGCAGTCGCCGGCGCGCGCCAGATACTCGCCGCGGATCACGATCTCCGGGCGCGTGTCCGGGGCGCTTGCCGGGCTGCTTGTACCCGCGTTCGCAGCGGCCGCGGTTCCGGCAGCTTCGGCGGCGCGGGCTTTCTCGACGAACGGCGCGTGCGCGAGCATTGCCGCACACGCGAGCGCCACGACGGTGAGGGCGGTTCGGGTTGCGAAAGAACGGATCGCGATCGATCGCGTCATGCGTCCCATCAGTCCAGCGGGATAGAAGATCGGCTTCATTCCGGTTGACTCCCGCATGCCATCGGCAGCCGCCCCGTGTGCTTCGGCGCGGGCGTCGGATCGGCGGGCCTCGGCTGACGCGCGAGCCAGCTCGACACCGCCGTGATGTCGCGATCGGTCAGCTTGACGGCGATCGTATGCATGCAGTCGGGCGCGATCGCGTGGCGCGTGCCCGAGCGCCATGTGCCCATCTGCCCGGCGATATAGCTCGCGTGCAGGCCGAGCAGGCCCGGAATGCCGGGCTGCGTGCCGGTGAGCCGCGCGCCGTGACACGACGCGCATGCGGGCAGCTTGCGCGACGGATCGCCTTGCATGACGAGCGTCTTGCCGTAATCGAGCACGGTCGCAGGCAGCGGCTGCGTGTCCGGGTTCGGATAGGGCGGCTGCAGCGCGGCGAAGTATTCGGCGATCTTGTGCAGATAAGGGTCGGGCAGGAACGCGAGCAGATAGCCCATCGGCGGATAGTTGCGTCCGCCGTCGCGGAATGCGATCAGCTGGTTGAACAGATAGTCCGCCGGCTTGCCCGCGATGCGAGGAAAGTAATCGTTGTTGCGTCCCTGGCCCTGGACGCCATGACAGGTTGTGCACGCATGCATCCGTTCATCCATGGCCGATGGCATCGAGGCGGCCTTGCCTGGCGCTGCGGTTTGGGTGGCGTTCTGAGCGGCAGTCTGGGTGGTGGTTGATGTCGTCGCGGCCGTGCGCCCCGCATCGGCGGCGGTATCGGCTGCGCAAGCTGGAATGGCCGCGTCGGCCAGTAGCAGGCCTATGAAAAGCACGACCGATATGCCGACAGTTCCGCGACGCACGAGGAGCCTCGTAGGTAGTGAGGGTTGGCTTCTACTTCGAATTGTTTTTGCACCCTCGCGGGACCTTGGCGCCCCGCGACAGTCTGCTACCTGCTACTGCGAATCCTGACCATCATACGTGCCCTCGTTTGAGCTTTCAACGGAGGGTGTTCGATCCATTTGATCTATGTCTATTAACCAACGAATTTTTAATCGCATAGCCGTATCGTCATGCACGCGACATGTTTGCATCCACTTTCCCGTTTCCGTGCTCGCTCAGGCGAGCAGCCGCGCAAATGCGGTGCGTGCCTCGGTGACCCGTTCGCTTTCGCCGACGCGCGCCGGCAGCAGATGGAATTCGACCGACGGCAGCGGCGGCAGGCCGATGTTCGCTGCGCATGGCACGAGGCCCGCGCCGAGCGACGATTCGTTGAGGCATGAAATGCCGAGCCCCGCCTTGAGCGCGAGCTGCAGGCCCGCGACGCCCGACGCCGAATGCGATACGACGTACTGCACCTTGCGCTCGTCGAGCAGCTTGACGATGAAGCGCTGCAACTGGCAGGTCGACGGCAGCAGCACGAGGCGATAAGGCGGCGGGTGATCCGTG
The nucleotide sequence above comes from Paraburkholderia sp. SOS3. Encoded proteins:
- a CDS encoding c-type cytochrome; its protein translation is MRRGTVGISVVLFIGLLLADAAIPACAADTAADAGRTAATTSTTTQTAAQNATQTAAPGKAASMPSAMDERMHACTTCHGVQGQGRNNDYFPRIAGKPADYLFNQLIAFRDGGRNYPPMGYLLAFLPDPYLHKIAEYFAALQPPYPNPDTQPLPATVLDYGKTLVMQGDPSRKLPACASCHGARLTGTQPGIPGLLGLHASYIAGQMGTWRSGTRHAIAPDCMHTIAVKLTDRDITAVSSWLARQPRPADPTPAPKHTGRLPMACGSQPE
- a CDS encoding cytochrome C oxidase subunit II, with the protein product MSSQPSDHRNGGSPAERVAALAERRWAWFAGAIIVLMLAVVVFTGLHWAIMPPSRVETIDPSRLQISGEFVESNLGSAVEPDGSVIVRFIAQQYSFTPQCLLVPADTPVTLRTTSADVVHGLLIADTNVNTMVVPGYVATLTTRFDKPGEHLMPCHEFCGFGHQTMWAHVKVIDKAAFFEQARQNRRLSCVER
- a CDS encoding c-type cytochrome, which gives rise to MKPIFYPAGLMGRMTRSIAIRSFATRTALTVVALACAAMLAHAPFVEKARAAEAAGTAAAANAGTSSPASAPDTRPEIVIRGEYLARAGDCVACHTAPRGRTFGGGLAMETPFGTLYSPNISPDVQYGIGTWSADAFFNMMRTGKAPDGKLIYPAMPIAQYTKVTREDSDAIFAYLMSVPPVHQPNRPHELRFPFNHRDLLIGWRSLYFREGEFKPDPTRSVEWNRGAYLVEGLGHCTMCHTKINMLGGSSRDKQFAGGLIPVQNWYAPSLTSDKDGGLGDWSIKDIVDLLQAGISDRGAVYGPMAEVTYHSLQYMNDDDVKAMAVYLKSLPDNDPGRKTGPSAKADPKIFARGEHIYADKCAMCHGANGEGKLQHYPPLARNQSIEMDSAVNPIRIVLNGGFPPGTRRNPEPYGMPPFAQELNDADAAAVVTYIRTAWGNHGLPVTPKEVNDLRNAPLR